One part of the Salinimonas iocasae genome encodes these proteins:
- a CDS encoding putative signal transducing protein, protein MEKLFGSDDQFLIQRLRSELEEAGIPYLMKNEYVAGAVGELPWQDIQQEVWLVDESWSHRASKVVESLSNNGKCFCENSDWQCDQCQELNEGAFAICWQCQAPKPEPCEHYLAAKAAGEKD, encoded by the coding sequence ATGGAAAAGTTATTCGGAAGTGATGACCAGTTTCTTATACAGCGTCTGCGAAGTGAGCTGGAGGAAGCTGGCATTCCTTATCTGATGAAAAACGAATACGTTGCCGGGGCAGTGGGAGAGCTGCCGTGGCAGGATATTCAGCAGGAAGTGTGGTTGGTGGATGAAAGCTGGAGCCACCGGGCAAGTAAAGTCGTAGAGAGTCTGAGTAATAACGGCAAATGCTTTTGTGAAAACTCGGACTGGCAATGTGACCAGTGCCAGGAGCTTAACGAAGGTGCTTTTGCGATTTGCTGGCAGTGCCAGGCGCCCAAACCCGAGCCCTGTGAGCACTATCTGGCAGCCAAAGCTGCCGGTGAGAAAGATTAA
- the ruvX gene encoding Holliday junction resolvase RuvX encodes MRDAGQRTVLAFDFGTKSIGVAVGQEITATASPLPALKARDGIPDWERVESLYTQWEPDLVVVGLPLNMDGTEQDVTQRAKKFANRLHGRFRRPVETWDERLSTADAKAMLFELGGYKKLTKEKIDSVSACVIFTSWAENQYQ; translated from the coding sequence ATGCGTGACGCCGGCCAGCGCACGGTGCTGGCCTTTGATTTCGGTACAAAAAGCATTGGTGTCGCGGTGGGACAGGAAATAACCGCTACGGCTTCGCCGCTGCCAGCGCTAAAAGCCCGAGATGGCATTCCGGACTGGGAGCGGGTTGAAAGTCTTTACACTCAGTGGGAGCCTGACCTTGTCGTAGTGGGGCTGCCATTGAATATGGATGGTACAGAGCAGGATGTCACTCAGCGGGCTAAAAAGTTTGCGAATCGTTTGCATGGTCGATTCCGCCGGCCGGTAGAAACCTGGGACGAGCGCTTATCTACTGCTGATGCCAAAGCTATGTTGTTCGAGCTTGGTGGCTACAAGAAACTGACCAAGGAGAAAATAGACAGCGTATCGGCGTGTGTCATATTCACCAGCTGGGCTGAAAATCAATACCAGTAG
- a CDS encoding beta-ketoacyl-ACP synthase III, whose translation MAEQIVVSGVGVWNPEFTITNEELVDSYNAWANAYNDAHEAQIETGELTAKPLSSAEFIEKASGIKQRYIYQKDGALDIDRMRPNIPERDESTLSDQAQIAVAAARKALAEANKSADDVDAVIVSCAYTQRAYPAIAIEVQQELGIKGFGFDMLVACSAATFGMHRAYEMIASGNAGCVLVINPELVSPQINYTDRDSHFIFGDVATATVLENAESASAEHVYEVLSTKALTKYSSNIRSNFGYMSRANDVDPYGPDKLFHQAGRKVFKEVCPLAAEHIEQHLAKHQLTPENVQRWWLHQANINMNTLICKRLLGREATAEEAPIVLDEYANTASAGSVIAFGLNHKDLKTGDYGVLCSFGAGYSIGSLVLKKR comes from the coding sequence ATGGCAGAACAAATTGTTGTAAGTGGTGTAGGGGTCTGGAATCCGGAATTTACCATCACCAACGAAGAACTGGTAGATAGTTATAATGCCTGGGCGAATGCGTATAACGACGCGCATGAAGCTCAAATCGAGACCGGTGAGCTAACCGCGAAACCACTTTCCAGTGCTGAATTTATAGAAAAAGCGTCGGGTATAAAGCAGCGATACATCTATCAGAAAGACGGTGCGCTGGATATTGACAGAATGCGGCCAAATATTCCTGAGCGCGATGAGAGTACATTGAGTGATCAGGCGCAAATTGCTGTGGCAGCCGCCAGAAAAGCGCTGGCTGAAGCCAATAAATCGGCTGACGATGTGGACGCTGTCATTGTCTCATGTGCGTACACACAACGCGCTTACCCTGCCATCGCCATCGAGGTGCAGCAGGAACTCGGTATAAAGGGGTTTGGTTTTGATATGCTGGTAGCGTGTTCTGCCGCTACATTTGGTATGCATCGGGCTTACGAAATGATCGCATCGGGTAATGCCGGTTGTGTACTGGTGATTAACCCGGAACTGGTTTCTCCTCAAATTAATTATACCGACCGCGATAGCCATTTTATCTTCGGCGACGTAGCCACCGCGACGGTACTGGAAAATGCCGAATCCGCTTCTGCTGAACATGTGTACGAGGTGCTTAGTACGAAGGCGCTGACGAAGTACTCAAGCAATATTCGTTCGAATTTCGGTTATATGTCTCGTGCCAACGATGTCGACCCTTACGGTCCGGATAAATTGTTTCATCAGGCCGGACGCAAAGTATTTAAAGAGGTTTGCCCGTTAGCGGCAGAACACATTGAACAACATCTGGCGAAGCATCAGCTGACACCTGAAAATGTGCAGCGCTGGTGGCTGCATCAGGCAAACATCAATATGAATACGCTTATATGCAAGCGTTTGCTGGGCCGTGAAGCCACAGCCGAAGAAGCGCCGATTGTGCTGGATGAATACGCAAACACCGCATCAGCGGGCTCTGTTATTGCGTTTGGCTTAAATCATAAAGATCTGAAAACCGGCGATTACGGTGTACTGTGTTCATTTGGTGCTGGTTATTCTATTGGCAGCCTGGTACTGAAAAAACGTTAA
- the gshB gene encoding glutathione synthase, translating to MSYSVGVVMDPITQIKPHKDTSFAMMLEAQRRGATLFYLEMSSLYLDNGKPMGKVSRISVQDTAEDFFSMEEPRLIALGDIDVLLMRKDPPFDSEFLYATQILSLAEKDGALVVNNPQALRDYNEKLFTAWFSELIPDTLVSSDSERIKAFHAKHKDIICKPLDGMGGTSIFRIKDDGNNLGVVIETLTNKGQRYMMAQQYLPEIADGDKRILIVDGEVVPYALARLPGKGETRGNLAAGGTGRPQPLSERDKEVAEKIAPVVKSHGLMFVGLDVIGDKVTEINVTSPTCVREIEASFDINIMAMLFDAIERRLKQ from the coding sequence ATGAGCTATTCCGTCGGTGTGGTAATGGATCCCATTACCCAGATTAAACCACATAAAGATACCAGTTTTGCCATGATGCTTGAGGCCCAGCGCCGAGGCGCCACCCTTTTCTATCTGGAAATGAGTAGTTTGTATCTGGATAACGGCAAACCGATGGGCAAAGTAAGCCGCATATCTGTGCAGGATACGGCTGAAGACTTCTTCTCAATGGAAGAACCCCGGTTGATAGCACTTGGCGATATTGACGTGCTTCTAATGCGAAAAGATCCGCCTTTCGACAGTGAATTTCTATATGCTACTCAAATTTTATCACTGGCAGAAAAAGATGGCGCGCTGGTTGTAAATAACCCGCAAGCGCTACGCGATTATAATGAAAAGCTTTTCACGGCCTGGTTCAGCGAACTTATACCTGACACGCTTGTAAGCAGTGACAGCGAACGTATCAAAGCCTTTCACGCTAAGCACAAAGACATCATCTGCAAACCTTTGGATGGTATGGGCGGTACCTCGATCTTCAGAATTAAAGACGATGGCAATAACTTAGGGGTCGTTATTGAGACTCTGACCAATAAAGGTCAGCGTTACATGATGGCACAACAGTACTTACCCGAGATTGCCGATGGCGATAAGCGCATTCTTATTGTTGATGGTGAAGTGGTTCCCTATGCGCTGGCACGCCTGCCGGGTAAAGGTGAAACCCGTGGCAACCTTGCTGCCGGAGGCACCGGTCGTCCGCAACCACTTAGTGAGCGCGATAAGGAAGTTGCAGAAAAAATTGCGCCGGTGGTCAAATCTCACGGGCTGATGTTTGTTGGTCTGGATGTTATCGGTGACAAGGTCACTGAAATAAACGTAACCAGCCCCACCTGCGTAAGAGAAATAGAAGCCAGTTTTGATATCAATATTATGGCGATGCTGTTTGATGCCATTGAGCGTCGTCTTAAGCAATAA
- a CDS encoding M48 family metallopeptidase, translated as MSGRVKSILVAALSLAVVACATSPTGRNQVLLFSSDQLAQMGEQAFTDMKQKQSVSRQPVKNQYVECIADSLTPFVPKSIYNGQWEVVVFDEDQVNAFALPGGKIGVYTGLMEVAKNQDQLAAVIGHEIGHVIAEHGNERMSQGALINVGTQAMGQILAANEVPQSGPIMAAIGLGVQVGVQLPYSRAHESEADLIGLQLMAKAGFNPRQSVELWKNMEAASGGQRPPELMSTHPAPQTRIENLQANMSQALDTYEQTSNRPACRR; from the coding sequence ATGTCAGGACGGGTAAAGTCGATACTGGTTGCTGCGCTTTCTCTGGCTGTTGTAGCGTGTGCTACATCTCCTACAGGCCGTAACCAGGTTTTACTGTTTTCTTCTGACCAGCTTGCTCAAATGGGTGAGCAGGCATTTACGGATATGAAACAAAAGCAGAGTGTTTCCCGCCAGCCGGTGAAAAACCAGTATGTGGAATGTATTGCTGACAGCCTCACCCCTTTCGTGCCGAAGTCGATTTATAACGGGCAGTGGGAAGTGGTTGTGTTTGATGAGGATCAGGTCAATGCATTTGCGCTGCCGGGAGGCAAAATCGGCGTTTATACCGGGCTGATGGAAGTGGCCAAAAACCAGGACCAGCTGGCTGCGGTGATTGGCCATGAAATCGGCCATGTTATCGCTGAGCACGGCAACGAGCGTATGTCACAAGGTGCACTGATTAACGTAGGCACACAGGCAATGGGCCAGATTTTGGCTGCCAACGAAGTACCGCAATCAGGGCCGATTATGGCGGCCATCGGTTTGGGTGTTCAGGTAGGAGTACAACTGCCTTACAGTCGTGCACACGAGTCAGAAGCCGATCTTATCGGTTTGCAGTTAATGGCTAAAGCTGGATTTAATCCGCGTCAGTCCGTTGAGCTATGGAAGAACATGGAAGCGGCCAGTGGCGGGCAACGTCCTCCGGAGCTGATGTCAACTCACCCTGCGCCGCAAACGCGTATTGAAAACTTGCAGGCGAATATGTCACAGGCTCTTGATACTTATGAGCAAACTTCCAACCGGCCTGCTTGCCGTCGATAA
- the prsR gene encoding PEP-CTERM-box response regulator transcription factor, giving the protein MTDTILVVDDDLGIQKQLKWSFTDYNVVFADDRTSAIAQLRRHEPKVVTLDLGLPPDPANASEGLKTLEEIIALAPRTKVIVVTGNNDKENALKAIELGAYDFYQKPIDSDTIKLLVNRAQNLAKLEDENRILAKTRPGMGRIIGNSDAIQAVVRRAEKIANTDISTLLQGESGTGKEVFARSIHDHSPRKDKPFVAINCASIPENLLESELFGYEKGAFTGANKTTLGKIETAQGGTLFLDEIGDMPLGLQAKMLRFLQERVIERVGGRNEIPVDIRVVCATHRDLQNMVAEETFREDLYYRIGEIPIMIPPLRDRDQDIILLARTFLNQYREEFNAKAKSFSDGAINAMLAHRWPGNIRELQNKLKSAVIMAEGSLVHAEDLGLMEPAQGAEPETLNLREVREMAESRAIRRAYQTADKNMSKTAELLGVTRPTLYSLIDKYHLEDVKTGA; this is encoded by the coding sequence ATGACCGATACGATACTGGTTGTAGATGATGATCTTGGTATTCAGAAGCAACTCAAATGGAGTTTTACAGATTACAATGTAGTGTTTGCCGATGATCGGACTTCTGCTATCGCGCAGTTACGTCGCCATGAGCCTAAGGTAGTAACACTGGATTTAGGTTTGCCACCGGATCCGGCAAATGCCTCTGAAGGGTTAAAGACTTTAGAGGAAATTATTGCACTGGCACCCCGTACCAAAGTAATTGTGGTAACAGGCAACAACGATAAAGAGAATGCACTGAAAGCCATTGAGCTGGGTGCCTATGATTTTTATCAGAAGCCTATTGATTCTGACACGATAAAGCTTTTGGTCAATCGTGCGCAAAACCTGGCCAAGCTTGAAGATGAAAACCGAATCCTGGCTAAAACACGCCCGGGTATGGGCAGAATCATCGGTAACAGTGATGCTATTCAGGCTGTCGTCAGACGCGCGGAAAAAATAGCTAATACCGATATCAGCACGTTATTGCAGGGCGAAAGCGGTACGGGCAAAGAAGTATTTGCCCGCAGTATCCATGATCATAGTCCAAGAAAAGATAAGCCATTTGTGGCAATCAACTGTGCCTCCATTCCTGAAAACCTGCTGGAGAGTGAGCTCTTTGGTTACGAAAAAGGTGCCTTTACCGGTGCCAACAAAACTACGCTGGGCAAGATAGAGACAGCACAGGGCGGAACCTTATTTCTCGACGAAATCGGCGATATGCCACTGGGCTTGCAGGCAAAGATGCTGCGTTTTCTACAAGAGCGTGTTATTGAACGTGTCGGTGGGCGTAATGAGATACCTGTAGATATCCGGGTGGTGTGCGCGACGCACCGTGATTTGCAAAATATGGTGGCAGAAGAAACATTCCGGGAAGATTTATATTACCGTATCGGTGAAATTCCTATCATGATCCCACCGTTAAGAGACCGTGACCAGGATATCATCTTGCTGGCCCGTACCTTTTTGAATCAGTACCGTGAAGAGTTTAACGCTAAGGCTAAAAGCTTCAGCGATGGCGCTATCAACGCGATGCTTGCACATCGCTGGCCAGGCAACATACGGGAATTGCAGAATAAGCTGAAGTCAGCGGTGATTATGGCTGAAGGCAGTTTGGTTCATGCTGAGGATTTAGGACTAATGGAGCCGGCGCAGGGCGCTGAACCTGAAACACTTAATCTGCGCGAAGTGCGGGAAATGGCTGAAAGCAGGGCAATTCGTCGTGCGTATCAGACTGCGGACAAGAATATGTCCAAAACCGCAGAGCTGCTTGGCGTGACCCGGCCGACACTTTATTCTCTGATAGATAAATATCATCTTGAAGATGTGAAAACCGGCGCCTGA
- the prsK gene encoding XrtA/PEP-CTERM system histidine kinase PrsK, whose amino-acid sequence MIADIGYGMNALGYLTLLLLLFTVRKSGLAKYLLILASMVTFGWSLGFVTVLFGPLSMPHLLNADAFKMLVWLLFLASCLRKDFTSLWRVLSRPVTAVILTPPILTLVLPQLLPVAPSTHFLLMTILSLEVLVLLEVLYRQAGKDRWAYKPLVIYLGAIHLFEFFTYMNATMVNQVGLGYIAARGYVYLMLLPLLVMAIRRIKHWGVDIFISRQVVLHSSMLVVAGVFLSVVALAGYAVNYFGGSWGATIQILFFALSLTMLGAVIMSNSLRNRAKVFIAKHFFANQFDYRVEWVKLTKALTSETDGINDVYNNALIGTCEAVNYENGVMVKVVGSNVEEVARRGHAVLSADDKVILRHLIPFCATTNWLIDLQEYQVNPFNYEGLHVDRSVVANSQFHLVVPFFEQEKIWGFALLSSTDDKVNLNWEVRDYLHAVSEQVTTYILHSEAAKAVAENAQFAAFSRMSAFVLHDLKNVMAQIDLILCNAEQHKNNPEFIDDTFETLHYTKARMDKMLRELNEKKVNEKGLDSAQTLSIIIAQVIDARCQSVQPVPQLSVEEESQVIVDADKFANVIYHLLSNAQQATDDDGRVTVCLCLDHSEHKQLVKISDTGCGMDEQFIAERLFKPFDTTKGNAGMGIGAYDAKQYMASLGGRLTVESQVGKGSCFTLEFPLD is encoded by the coding sequence ATGATTGCGGATATCGGTTATGGCATGAATGCGTTGGGCTACCTGACGCTTCTGTTGTTGTTATTTACGGTTCGTAAATCAGGGTTGGCGAAGTATCTGTTAATTCTGGCCTCTATGGTGACATTTGGCTGGTCACTGGGTTTTGTAACCGTATTATTTGGTCCTCTCAGTATGCCGCACTTACTTAACGCAGATGCGTTTAAAATGCTGGTGTGGTTACTTTTCCTGGCCAGTTGTTTGCGAAAGGACTTCACCAGCCTCTGGCGAGTGCTCAGCCGTCCGGTCACCGCAGTTATACTGACCCCTCCTATCTTAACGCTGGTATTACCGCAATTATTACCGGTGGCCCCTTCCACCCATTTCTTGTTGATGACAATTTTATCGCTGGAAGTGCTGGTGCTGCTAGAGGTGTTATACCGTCAGGCTGGTAAAGACAGATGGGCATACAAGCCGCTGGTTATTTACCTTGGTGCTATTCACCTGTTTGAATTTTTCACCTACATGAATGCCACAATGGTCAATCAGGTGGGCTTGGGCTACATCGCTGCTCGCGGATATGTTTATTTAATGCTACTGCCGCTATTGGTGATGGCTATCCGGCGTATTAAGCACTGGGGTGTGGATATTTTCATCTCCAGACAGGTAGTGTTGCATAGCTCGATGCTGGTGGTCGCAGGTGTCTTCTTATCTGTGGTTGCTTTAGCAGGTTACGCGGTAAATTATTTTGGTGGCAGTTGGGGCGCTACCATTCAGATTCTGTTTTTTGCGTTATCGCTGACCATGCTTGGTGCAGTGATTATGTCCAACAGTCTGCGTAACAGAGCCAAGGTGTTTATCGCTAAGCACTTTTTCGCCAACCAGTTCGATTACCGGGTGGAGTGGGTCAAACTGACTAAAGCGCTCACCTCTGAGACTGATGGCATTAACGATGTGTACAACAATGCACTAATTGGGACCTGCGAGGCGGTCAATTACGAAAACGGCGTGATGGTCAAAGTGGTCGGTAGCAACGTGGAAGAAGTCGCCCGCCGTGGTCATGCTGTTCTTAGTGCTGATGATAAAGTCATTCTCAGACATCTTATACCGTTTTGCGCGACAACTAACTGGCTAATTGATTTGCAGGAGTATCAGGTAAACCCATTTAACTACGAAGGATTGCACGTTGACAGAAGCGTAGTGGCGAACAGTCAATTCCATCTTGTAGTGCCATTTTTTGAACAGGAAAAAATCTGGGGCTTTGCACTTCTGAGCTCAACCGATGATAAAGTAAATCTTAACTGGGAAGTCAGGGATTATTTGCATGCTGTCAGCGAACAGGTAACAACCTACATTTTGCATAGTGAGGCAGCCAAGGCTGTGGCTGAGAATGCGCAATTTGCCGCATTCAGCCGCATGTCAGCGTTTGTATTACACGATTTAAAAAACGTGATGGCGCAAATCGATTTGATACTCTGTAACGCAGAGCAACACAAAAATAACCCCGAATTTATTGACGACACGTTTGAAACGCTGCATTACACCAAAGCGAGAATGGATAAGATGCTGCGTGAGCTTAACGAGAAAAAAGTGAATGAAAAGGGCCTGGATTCAGCGCAAACCCTTTCTATTATCATTGCGCAGGTTATCGATGCAAGATGCCAGTCAGTGCAGCCTGTGCCGCAACTGAGCGTGGAAGAAGAGTCGCAGGTCATTGTCGACGCGGACAAGTTCGCGAACGTGATTTATCATCTGCTTAGTAATGCCCAACAAGCCACTGATGATGACGGCCGGGTGACAGTATGTTTATGTCTCGACCATAGTGAACACAAGCAATTGGTGAAAATCAGTGACACCGGTTGTGGCATGGACGAACAATTTATCGCAGAACGTTTATTTAAACCTTTTGATACAACAAAAGGTAACGCAGGGATGGGGATTGGCGCTTACGACGCTAAGCAGTATATGGCTTCTCTGGGTGGTCGACTGACAGTGGAAAGCCAGGTTGGAAAAGGAAGCTGTTTCACACTGGAATTCCCGCTGGATTAA
- a CDS encoding mechanosensitive ion channel family protein produces MEENLKLFTADDIEMYVNDYAIPWAINIAMAIIIYLVGRLVVSIVMSMFRRVMAKSKYDEMLINFIESILGAILMLFVIVASLNELGVDTTSLVAIVGAAGLAIGLSLQDSLKNFAAGVMLLVFKPFKSGNFVEAAGTTGIVQKIGIFHTTMTSLDNKEITIPNANIYDDNITNYSAKETRRADMVFGIGYDDDLRKAKRILEEMLAEDERVLEDPAPAVGVMELGDSSVNFTVRPWVNASDLLVFKWEFTENVKLRFDEEGISIPYPQMDVHFFKEADNTQEKPAASSANSQGSSPGA; encoded by the coding sequence ATGGAAGAAAATCTAAAGCTGTTTACCGCAGATGACATCGAAATGTATGTCAACGATTATGCCATTCCATGGGCGATCAACATCGCCATGGCGATTATCATTTATCTGGTTGGTCGCCTGGTAGTAAGCATTGTGATGTCGATGTTTCGCCGGGTTATGGCGAAATCCAAATATGATGAGATGCTGATTAATTTCATCGAGTCTATTTTAGGCGCCATTCTGATGCTCTTTGTCATCGTCGCGTCTTTAAACGAATTAGGTGTCGATACGACATCCCTGGTTGCCATCGTGGGTGCCGCAGGCCTGGCTATCGGTCTCTCGCTGCAGGATTCGTTGAAAAACTTCGCCGCGGGTGTCATGTTGTTGGTTTTCAAACCCTTTAAATCGGGTAACTTCGTAGAAGCTGCAGGGACCACGGGTATCGTGCAGAAAATCGGGATATTTCATACCACGATGACGTCGTTGGATAACAAAGAAATCACCATCCCCAATGCGAATATTTATGATGACAATATCACCAATTACTCAGCCAAGGAAACGCGCCGTGCTGATATGGTTTTTGGTATTGGTTACGATGACGATTTGCGTAAAGCCAAGCGTATTCTTGAAGAAATGCTGGCAGAAGATGAACGTGTCCTTGAGGACCCCGCGCCGGCTGTCGGTGTGATGGAGTTGGGTGACAGTAGTGTTAACTTTACTGTTCGTCCCTGGGTTAACGCATCCGATTTGCTGGTATTTAAATGGGAATTTACTGAAAATGTGAAACTACGGTTTGACGAGGAAGGTATCTCCATCCCTTATCCACAAATGGATGTGCATTTTTTCAAAGAAGCAGATAACACGCAGGAAAAACCTGCAGCTTCTTCAGCCAACTCGCAAGGCTCATCACCTGGGGCGTAA
- a CDS encoding 16S rRNA (uracil(1498)-N(3))-methyltransferase has translation MRIPRFYHPENVPLDQEFALSDEAAHHASTVLRMKANQPVVLFNGDGNEYSGQIISVSRKEVMVEVDACLSLSTESALPVHLAQGISKGDRMETVLQKSVELGVTEITPVITERCTVKLDQKRWEKKFAQWHKVIIGACEQSGRNRLPVLHPVQNLSQFLSASTQQHRLVLSPVATGGFSKTPYITQGYRLLIGPEGGLSEQEVHQAQECGYSAVNMGPRILRTETAAIASISLLQGIHGDM, from the coding sequence ATGCGAATTCCCCGCTTTTACCATCCTGAGAATGTACCCCTGGACCAAGAATTTGCTTTATCTGATGAGGCAGCTCACCACGCCAGTACAGTGCTGAGAATGAAAGCTAACCAGCCAGTTGTTTTGTTCAATGGCGATGGCAATGAGTACAGCGGGCAGATTATCAGCGTTTCGAGAAAAGAGGTGATGGTCGAAGTTGATGCTTGCCTGTCACTGTCTACTGAATCTGCATTGCCTGTTCATCTGGCTCAGGGTATTTCCAAAGGTGACCGCATGGAAACGGTGCTACAGAAAAGTGTTGAGCTTGGTGTAACGGAAATCACACCCGTTATTACCGAACGCTGCACAGTGAAGCTGGACCAAAAGCGCTGGGAGAAAAAATTTGCTCAATGGCATAAAGTTATCATTGGCGCTTGCGAGCAAAGCGGACGAAACCGATTACCTGTACTGCACCCGGTACAGAATCTCAGCCAGTTTTTGTCAGCATCCACCCAGCAGCACCGCCTGGTTCTAAGCCCTGTTGCTACAGGTGGCTTTAGTAAAACCCCTTATATCACTCAGGGATACCGTCTGCTGATTGGCCCCGAGGGCGGATTGAGCGAACAGGAGGTACACCAGGCACAGGAATGTGGTTACAGCGCGGTCAACATGGGGCCAAGAATACTACGCACTGAAACTGCCGCTATTGCCAGTATAAGTTTGTTGCAGGGTATCCACGGCGATATGTGA
- a CDS encoding YqgE/AlgH family protein gives MTELKSLQNHLLIAMPSLDDPYFERSLTYICEHNDEGAMGIVINQPSTMTLKQLLEQTDKEIEVTEDKREQIILAGGPVSQERGFVLHSDQGQWGSSLTLADNIVVTTSKDILTAIGTNAGPDKSVIALGYAGWSAGQLEKELQENAWLTIEADTDILFNLPIHEKWQAAVNKLGIDVWQLTPGVGHA, from the coding sequence ATGACAGAGCTTAAGAGTTTACAAAATCATCTTCTCATTGCGATGCCTTCGCTTGATGACCCGTATTTTGAACGATCGCTTACCTATATTTGTGAACACAACGATGAGGGCGCGATGGGCATTGTTATCAATCAACCCTCTACGATGACGCTCAAACAGCTTCTTGAACAAACGGACAAAGAGATCGAGGTCACTGAAGACAAGCGTGAGCAAATCATCCTTGCCGGCGGTCCGGTGAGTCAGGAGCGCGGTTTTGTCCTTCATTCTGACCAGGGGCAATGGGGCTCAAGCCTGACGCTGGCAGATAATATTGTCGTTACAACATCCAAGGATATTCTAACAGCTATAGGCACAAATGCCGGGCCGGATAAGTCGGTCATCGCGCTGGGTTATGCCGGATGGTCTGCCGGTCAGCTTGAAAAAGAATTGCAGGAGAATGCGTGGCTTACTATAGAGGCGGACACAGATATCCTGTTTAACCTGCCTATTCACGAAAAGTGGCAGGCAGCGGTCAATAAGCTGGGCATTGATGTGTGGCAACTAACTCCCGGAGTTGGCCATGCGTGA